The following DNA comes from Candidatus Zixiibacteriota bacterium.
TTTGGCCTCGGTGTTGAGAATGTTACGCTGAGTGAAACTCAACAGGTGAACCTCGTTGGTGGCGGCTGCCTCGCGGAACAGGTAGTGGTTTCGCTGGAGGGCCCCGCCGTGCGGCGGGTACGGCAGAAAATGGGAGAGAATGAGGATTTTCATGCGAGCGCCATAACTTCGCGATACACGGCCAGCAGGCGCTGTCGCTGCAGGTCCACGGAGAACTCTTCCTGTACCCGGGCTCGCGCGGCCAATCCCATTCGTTCGCGCAGACCGGTATCAGCGAGCAATTTCACACAGGCGTCGGCCAGCGCCTCGGCATCGCCAGGGGGCGTCAGAATTCCGGATTGATCGGGCTCTATAACTTCGGTGATGCCTCCGACCGCGGTGCTGATGCAGGGTTTTTTCAATGTCATAGCCTCCAGGAGAACCACCGGTATCCCTTCGTGGTGCGACGTCATAACAAACAGGTCGAGACCGTTAAGGATATCCCAAACATCGTGGCGAAATCCCAGGAATTTCACGGTCTCACCCAGCCCATTCGATTGCGCCAAAGCCATATACCGGTCTTTCAGCGGGCCGTCTCCGGCAAGAACGAAACAGACCTCGGGACGCTTGTGGTGTATCAGCCCTGCCATCTGCAGAAACAGTTCGTAGTTCTTAACCGGGACCATCCGACCGAGCGAACCTATGATAGGTTGGTCCGGCGCAACCTGCAATTCCTTTCTCAGTTCCACGGAACTGCGGGAGGGAACAATCTTGACCGGGTCGACCGCGTTGTGGATCGTGGTGATGCGATCGGGGTTGTATAATCCACGAAACTGCCGCTCGATATCATGCGAGACCGGCTGGATGCGCTCGAAGTATCGACGGGTAACAAATCGGTTGGCGCGGTCATACAGTTGGCCTTTGAGATTCTTGACGCCCGAGAACATCTCCGTGACGCCGTGCACGGTCTGGACAAGTCCTCTGACGCGACACCGCTTCTTGAGCATGGCAGCCAGGATGTTCTCTTTGTAACGGTGGGAATGGATGATATTAACCGGTCGTTTCGTCAACTCGTCGACCACCCGACCGCGGATTGCCCAAAATCCGTGGCCGGCTTCTTCGATGACGGTGACACGCAGGCCTGATTGACGCAATAGGGCGGCGAGTTTCCCTTCGTTCAGGAGGATAGCGGAGAGTTCGAGTTCATCGCACGCCGTGAGTGCGGTGATCATGTTGAATGCCTGCGCCTCGGCGCCGGCCCACAGATCACCGGAGATGAGGTGACATACCCTTATCGTTTGGTGGCGTCCCATACCACATACTTCTGGCCGGTCAGGTATTTCCACCAGGCCACCAGTATCGAAAGGTTTACCATTACGAAGAACAGGGGAATCTTGAACAGGCTGATCTGTTGTAGCGGTCGCAGCAGGTACGCGAGCAGAGCCATAACGTACAAGAGCGCCTGTCCGGCCAACAATGCCTGGTAGAACAAGCCATGCCGCCATAGAAACAGGTTCGCTATGAGTAAAACTATTATGGCGAAAGGCACCAGCCACCGGCACAGTTTGTGGCTGAACATCTGGAGCGTATAGGTGCCGTATTTGAAAACATTGAGTATTTCTTTGAACTCAAATAGCACTTCCAGCCCGTGCACGACGGTGCGGACCTTGCGCATGAATTCTTTGTCGGGGTTAGCCAGGACGCGATAGTAACCGATGGCTTGGTGCTCGACTACGGCGCGAAGGCCGTGCATGCGGGTGACGATCGGCATGTAGAAGTCGCTGGACATGTCGCCGATCCAGTGGTAGCAGAGATATTTTCTGACGGAGAAAAAGCAGCCGCTGGCGCCGACGAGCGAGCCGACCTGGTTTTCGAGCGCCCGAAGTTTCATTTCGTATCGCACATACGCGCCCTCGCCAGCCGAGCCGTCGGCGGTCTCCTCGATCCTGTCTTCGCCGGAGACACAGCCAATCGTGGGGTCAGCGTACGAGCGAACTATTTTGGCGATGGCATCCGCCTTGAGAAAAGTGGTGGCGTCGGTGAGCACGACAATGTCCGTAGTGGCCATTTGTATGCCGTGTCCTTGTCCGTAATGCTTGCCGTGCCGCTCGGCTATGCGAAGTAGTTTGATGCCGCGATCGAAGTAGGAACGGACAATCTCCTCGGTCTGGTCGGTGGAGGCGTCGGAAACAACGATGATATCCAGCTTGTCCTTGGGATATTCGAGCGCCAGCGTGTTGTCGATTTTGTTGGCGATTCGTTTTTCCTCGTTGTACGCGGTGATGATCACGGTCACCGGCGGATACCAGTCCTGTTTGGCGACTTTCTTGACATGAAAGAGCGAGATAAGCCACAAGGCCAGGGGATATCCGATATAGGCCCAGAAAATGACAAAGGCCGACCCCCAGAAGAGGACCGGCAATACTACTCCGCCCACTGTAGGAATTTCCCTTTTCGGTGCAACAACTGCAGGAAAAGCCGCTCGTACTCAGCCACCATCTTATCCAGACTGTACTCACGGCCAACTTTCTCACGTGCGGCTCGGGCGAATGCAGAGCGGCGGGTGTCATCGGTCAAGAGCGACTGAAGCGCAGCCGCCAGTCCGTCGGCATCGCCGACCTTGAACAAAATCCCGTTCACGTTGTCGTCCACTATAGCCGGGTTTCCCCCCACGTTGGTCACCACGGCGGGGAGGCCCGAGGCCATTGCTTCCAGCAGTGAGACCGAGGTACCTTCGGAAACCGACGAGAGCACGAACAGGTCGAACAGATTCAGGAAATCCGGAATATCCGCCCGTTTGCCGGCGAACCGGACCGAGTCAGTCAAATTGAGAGAGCGGACCTGTTCTTCGAGTTCAGTTTGCAATGATCCACCGCCGACCAACACGAGCACACTCTCCGGCAGCGCTCGGTGAAGTTGGGCGAACCCCTCGATGAGAGTTGCCTGGTCCTTAATGGTCTCCAGACGTCCGACAGTTCCGACCACCCGAGCTTCCGGTGAGATATCGAGTTCCCGCAAGAGCGTTTCAGATTTGGGGCGAGGGGAGAATGTCTCCATGTTCACGCCGTTGAGAATGATCTGCATTTTATGTTTCTGGACTTTCAATTTCCGGAACATGTTGTCACGGAGTTCCTCGGAAACCGCAATGACACGGTCGGCGAAACGCGTGGTGACGGCGTCCTCAAGTGTTCGCAGCGGCGGCTCGATATTCGGTCGGCCATGGTCGGTGTACACCACCACCGGGACACGGGCAAGACGGGCGGCTGCGGTGGCTTCAAAAAACGTCCCGGAATGGGTGTTGATGACATGGATATGGTGTTGCCGGAAATATTTCACGAGTTTCAACGGATCGCGCGGGTCGAAATGCCTTGGGTTCTTCTCCAGCAGCCAGACCTTGATGCCGGCCTCCTGGAGCAGCTCGGCGAACGGCCCCAGCTTGTTGAAGCAGCAAACCTCGACATTGAAGCGGGTTTTGTCGATGCGGAGAGTCAGTTCGGTGACGATTCGCTCCAGCCCGGCGAAGCCGAGATTGAGAACGGTGTGAAGAAGATTGATTCGTTCGGTAGACATAGAAGAGTCCGGGCTCAAGCGCTCTGTTGTCCCGGAATGGGAAGCTGCCTGATCACTTTGGCCGGGTTGCCGGCCACCAGCGAATACGGCGGCACATCCTTGGTGACCACGGAGCCGGCCCCGATGATCGAACCTTTGCCGATATGAACCCCTTTGAGGATGATGGCGCGAAAGCCGATCCAGACGTAATCTTCGATAATAACAGAGCGCGGGTCAAGGTCCGGGCCTTCCTGGGAGATGTCCTGGGCGTGGTAGTTATGTTCGACTATGACCACATCCCATGAGATGCCGCAGTTGGAGCCTATTTTGACTTCGCGGCCGCAGTGTATTTCGGTCCGGTCGCCGATATTGGTGTTGGTGCCAATAGTGAGAACGGCCGGGACACCCTCGAGGACTGACATCGCCACCAGTTTGACATTGGGCCATAGGGTGCAATTGGGGCCGATCCTGATTACTCCGTTTTTCTTGCTTATGATCTGCTTCCCGATCGCCTTGATCGGGCCGTTGATCTCCACCTGAGAACGAAGCCACCACCCGCGCATGTATCCCATGATCTTGCGGCGTATATCCTTGAACCTGAGTTGGCGCAACCGCGCCAGGCGTGATGGTTGTTGTCCTGCCATGGAAATAGCTCCTCAATCCGGCCGATACCGCTACCTCAATATCGGTAGAATCCTGGATTTTGACAGGCAGACCCGGCGGGATTGGCATTCAGTTATTTGCGGCGGAATGGTAGGGGGATAAGCGCCAAAGTGCAAGGCAAAACTGGAGTTAAGTTGACAAGCATAATGCTGCGGCCTATTTTGGCCGGTGTCGGGCCGGTCGGAAACCGCCGATACACGCAGAGAGTTTAGACTACCATGAATGAACTGGGCAAGAAACTGAAACTGCACCATATCGGCATCGTGGCCCGCGACGAGGCCCAGATCGAGCAGTTCAAGACCATCCTGGGACTCACCGAGGAAGCACGGGAGACAATCGAAAAGTATCACGTCACCAACGTCTTTCTCAGTTGCGCCGGTGGGAGCAAACTGCATTTCATGATTCCGCACAAAGGTGTGCTCAAGAATTTCAACCAGGGGCGGGGCGGCTTCCATCATATCGCCTTCTGCGCCAAGGATATCGATGCCGCCCAGAAGGAACTAGAAAGCAAGGGGATCAAGTTCATCGCCGGTGAGAAACAAAAGGGGATCGGGCAGTTTCAGTTCAATTTCGCGCTCCCCAATATCGCCGGATTGAACGTGGAACTGATTCATGACCCGGACATGGACTGGTCCGACACCGAATAGCCCCGCACCAACAAGGATACACCATGTCGCCCAATAATCAGAAACTGCTCCGCCTGCTCGAAGATATTCTGCTGATCGATGACACCCAGTACCGGGATGAATTCGGCCCCGATGAGATCGAGACCTGGGACAGCCTGGCGATGGTGAGTATCGCGGCGGCGGTCGAGAAGGAGTTTGGGTACGCAATGACACCCGAAGAGATGGTTTCGATGGGGACGATTGGGGATATCAAGTCAGTGCTGCGCGGTCAGGGTGTTGGCTTTGAATGAAGTCGATTGCAGAAAACTTCCTGGCCACCGCTGACCGAGTTCCCGATAAGACATTCCTGGTCGGTCCGGACAATCATCGGTTCACATACGCGCAGGTATTGAGCCGCGCGCGCCGATTTGCGACTCTCCTCGAAAGCAACAATGTCGGTGCGGGCGACAGAGTAATACTCACGTTTCCCAATTCGGTCAACTATCTCTGTGCCTATCTGGGTACCCTCATGCGCGGCTGCACGGCGCTCCTGGTGGACCCACGGTCGCGTCCGGCTCATCTGGAATATGTACGGTCGAACTGCGACGCCAAAGCCTGGATGAGCCACAAGTCGCGAGCCGAGTACGATCATATTCAGGGGCAGATACGGTGTCCCCACAATCTCGATCCCCTGCCGGAGATGCCTTTGGAGAAGCTGTGTGCCGACAAGAATCCTCTGGCGCTTATCATGTACACGAGCGGGGCAACGGGCATACCAAAAGGAGTCTGCCTCTCGCATGATAATCTCCAGCACACGATTCGTTCAATCATCTCATGGGCGAAGATCGAGGAGAGTGACCGCGAGTTGACCACACTTTCGCTGACGCACCTGTTCGGTCTTGCGCACGTGCATATCTACTGGACGCTTGGCGGGACAGTGTACCTCGAAGAGAAGCTTCAGGATATCCCTCGCCTGATGCAGCGTATTACCGACGAGCAGATTACCAGTTTCCCCGGCACTCCTGGCGGGTTCAAGATGATACTGGATCAATTTGCGGATCTATTCGCCAATCATGCGGGAAGGCTCAAGTATATCGTTGTCAACTCTGCTCCGATGGCGGAGGAGTATATCAAAAAGATGCTGGAGCTTCTGCCGAACACGCGGTTCTACATGTACTATGGTCTCACCGAGGCAAGCCGCTCAAGCTATATCTGTTACAATGACAATCGCACCAAACTGAAGTCGGTAGGTCGGCCAACGCCCGGAGCGGAGGTTGTTGTGGGAACACCCGATAAACCGCTAACCAATGAAGTTGGTGAAGTACTCATCCGCGGGCCGCATCTCACTAAAGGGTATTGGGGGATCAATTCGAGCGAGTATTTTCTCGATGGCTGGTTTCGGACCGGCGATTTGGGGATTATGGATGCCGATGGTTTCCTGACGTGGGAAGGACGGTTGAAGGAGCAGATCAACATCGATGGACTCAAATTGACGCCGATGGAGGTGGAATCGGTGCTGATGGATCATCCGCGTGTCAAAGACTGTGCAGTGGTTGGAGCGTCCGACGAGATGACCGGCGAGGTGGTGGTTGGGTTTGTGGTACCCAATGGCGCGCCGAGCCGGGAACTGGAGATCGAACTGCGCCGCCACTGCAAAGACCGGCTCGAGATATACAAGATTCCCAAAAAGATTGTCTTCATCGATGAGATACCGCGCACCGACACCGGCAAGACCAAGCGGATGTCGCTCAAAGAGAGATTGCAGTCGTGACGAAGGCCGAGGTAGTGGTCCGCGCCGGTACGCCGGATGACTACCCGGCGATTGCGGCCGTACTCGACCGGACATTCTGTGCCCGGCCGTATGAACAGCGCGTTAAACTCTGGCGCTGGCGCTCTGAGAACAATCCGGTCCGCCTGCCTGAGATTCCCGGGTTTCTTATCGCCGAACTCGACGGTCAGATTGTGGGCGTGCATGGCCTGGTGCCGATGCGGGTCAAGCTGGGAGACCGCACAGTTGTAGCGTCGTGCAGTTGCGATCTGGCAGTGGACCCATCGGCTCGCTCGGCCGGTATGAAGATCAAATTAAAGGCGCTGAGCAAAGAGCTCTCGGCACTGCACATCTCGACCTCGGCCAACGAGCCGGCCAACAAGATCACGCTGGCGCTGGGAGGGAAAGAGATTGCGCATGGCCGAAAGAAGCTGCTCAAGCCGCTCAAATTGAGTGGCCTGCTGACGCGTTCGCTTAGGGCCAAGGCCGGTTCAGTAGGCGCTGCTATTGGTACAATACTCGGTGTGAGGGCCGACTGGCCGATGGCGCTTGGGCGGTTGTTGACACGATATCCGCAATCGCCGGGGGCCGAAGTCCACTCAATCACTCGTTTCGATAAACGTTTCGACCAGTTCTGGTCCGTTGTTTCAAAGCAACATCACATCATGGTGGTCCGTGATTCCGCCTATCTCAACTGGCGCTATGCCGAGTATCCGTTTGGGGGAATCAGTTCATTTGGACTGTATCGGGGCGAATCACTCCTTGGCTTCGCGGTTATGCATCGCTCCATCGATGAAGACAAGCTGCCATTCGTAGCGCTTTTGGAGTTGTATGTACTGCCCGATGAGCCGGAGGCGTATGAACAACTGCTGGGATTTGTGGTCAAGCAGTCAGTAAACGGTGGCGCGCATTATATCGCTACGCGATGCTCCACGCCGAAAGAGGAAGCAATCCTGAATCGCCGTGGTTTCCGTGTGCGTATGATGCCGTTCTCGCCGGCCACGTACAAGAATAACACCGAGCTTCCTGCAGCGTTTTTCGCAGATGACCGCAATTGGTACCTGACGCTTGGGGACGGGGACGGGTGTTATTACTACGATTGAGGCCGGCTTCGGTGTAGCCCACCTGCTTCAGGTGGGTTTCCAGCTCTCACCACAAAGCAACCGGTCATATCACCGCACCTCCAAGCACCGTTTCCCCATCGAAACGACGGTAATTGACAGTGCGGGGAAACGGAGTAGCTGGGGACCCAGCCGATGGCTGGGATACACCGACCGAAGAGTGGCAGAACCAGAAGCGGTTCTGCCCTACAGGCGGCGGTGGCTGCGCGGAATGCGGTCGGGTCACACGCCCTGAAGCGGGGCGCAAGACCCGACCGAACTGGAGAAAATTCTGCGGTTAGCGGATTGCTTCAAACGCGTGGCGCAGGTCGATAAGAAGATCATCGCTGTGCTCGATGCCTACGGAGAGGCGAATTAAGCCGTCGGTGATCCCGTGCTGCTCGCGCACCTCCCTGGGAATCGAAGAATGGGTCATCGAGGCCGGGTGGTTTATCAGCGACTCCACGCCGCCAAGCGATTCGGCCAGCACGAAGACCTCGGTTGACATGGCGAATTTCTTCACCGTGTCAAAGTCGGCTTTCAAACTAAACGACACCATCCCGCCTGGCATGTTCATACCGTTGGGAATCGGCTTGCCGTCGCGGCCCGGGAAGTAGATTTGGTCCACCTGTTTCATGGTCTCAAGGAATTCCACCACTTTCATGGCGTTGAGCGAATGCCGCTCCATGCGCACGTGCAGAGTCTTCAGACCGCGCAGGACCAGCCAGGCGTCAAAGGGCCCCAGCACGCCGCCGACAGCATATTGATTAAAGCGGAGTTTTTCGGCGAGCGCGTCATCTTTGACCACCAGCGCGCCGGCGATAACATCGCAATGCCCGCCGAGATATTTTGAGGCGGAGTGATGGACGATGTCGGCGCCGCAATCGAGCGGACGCTGGATATAGGGGGTAGCAAACGTGTTATCCACTGCGGTCAAAATGCCGTGTTGCTTCCCGATCTTGGCGACTGCCGCGATGTCGATCAAATGCAGAAGCGGATTGGTGGGAGTTTCCAACCAGAACAGCCGGGTGTTCGGTTTGATGGCTTTTTCGAAATCCGACGGGTCGCGGCCATCGACATATGTGAAATCGAAATTGTAGTTGGCCCGCATCAGCCGTTCGAACAGACGGCGGGTGCCGCCATACAGATCGCTTACCGCTACCACGTGAT
Coding sequences within:
- a CDS encoding VOC family protein, with translation MNELGKKLKLHHIGIVARDEAQIEQFKTILGLTEEARETIEKYHVTNVFLSCAGGSKLHFMIPHKGVLKNFNQGRGGFHHIAFCAKDIDAAQKELESKGIKFIAGEKQKGIGQFQFNFALPNIAGLNVELIHDPDMDWSDTE
- a CDS encoding class I adenylate-forming enzyme family protein → MKSIAENFLATADRVPDKTFLVGPDNHRFTYAQVLSRARRFATLLESNNVGAGDRVILTFPNSVNYLCAYLGTLMRGCTALLVDPRSRPAHLEYVRSNCDAKAWMSHKSRAEYDHIQGQIRCPHNLDPLPEMPLEKLCADKNPLALIMYTSGATGIPKGVCLSHDNLQHTIRSIISWAKIEESDRELTTLSLTHLFGLAHVHIYWTLGGTVYLEEKLQDIPRLMQRITDEQITSFPGTPGGFKMILDQFADLFANHAGRLKYIVVNSAPMAEEYIKKMLELLPNTRFYMYYGLTEASRSSYICYNDNRTKLKSVGRPTPGAEVVVGTPDKPLTNEVGEVLIRGPHLTKGYWGINSSEYFLDGWFRTGDLGIMDADGFLTWEGRLKEQINIDGLKLTPMEVESVLMDHPRVKDCAVVGASDEMTGEVVVGFVVPNGAPSRELEIELRRHCKDRLEIYKIPKKIVFIDEIPRTDTGKTKRMSLKERLQS
- a CDS encoding glycosyltransferase gives rise to the protein MSTERINLLHTVLNLGFAGLERIVTELTLRIDKTRFNVEVCCFNKLGPFAELLQEAGIKVWLLEKNPRHFDPRDPLKLVKYFRQHHIHVINTHSGTFFEATAAARLARVPVVVYTDHGRPNIEPPLRTLEDAVTTRFADRVIAVSEELRDNMFRKLKVQKHKMQIILNGVNMETFSPRPKSETLLRELDISPEARVVGTVGRLETIKDQATLIEGFAQLHRALPESVLVLVGGGSLQTELEEQVRSLNLTDSVRFAGKRADIPDFLNLFDLFVLSSVSEGTSVSLLEAMASGLPAVVTNVGGNPAIVDDNVNGILFKVGDADGLAAALQSLLTDDTRRSAFARAAREKVGREYSLDKMVAEYERLFLQLLHRKGKFLQWAE
- a CDS encoding glycosyltransferase family 4 protein; the encoded protein is MGRHQTIRVCHLISGDLWAGAEAQAFNMITALTACDELELSAILLNEGKLAALLRQSGLRVTVIEEAGHGFWAIRGRVVDELTKRPVNIIHSHRYKENILAAMLKKRCRVRGLVQTVHGVTEMFSGVKNLKGQLYDRANRFVTRRYFERIQPVSHDIERQFRGLYNPDRITTIHNAVDPVKIVPSRSSVELRKELQVAPDQPIIGSLGRMVPVKNYELFLQMAGLIHHKRPEVCFVLAGDGPLKDRYMALAQSNGLGETVKFLGFRHDVWDILNGLDLFVMTSHHEGIPVVLLEAMTLKKPCISTAVGGITEVIEPDQSGILTPPGDAEALADACVKLLADTGLRERMGLAARARVQEEFSVDLQRQRLLAVYREVMALA
- a CDS encoding acyltransferase, producing the protein MAGQQPSRLARLRQLRFKDIRRKIMGYMRGWWLRSQVEINGPIKAIGKQIISKKNGVIRIGPNCTLWPNVKLVAMSVLEGVPAVLTIGTNTNIGDRTEIHCGREVKIGSNCGISWDVVIVEHNYHAQDISQEGPDLDPRSVIIEDYVWIGFRAIILKGVHIGKGSIIGAGSVVTKDVPPYSLVAGNPAKVIRQLPIPGQQSA
- a CDS encoding GNAT family N-acetyltransferase, translating into MTKAEVVVRAGTPDDYPAIAAVLDRTFCARPYEQRVKLWRWRSENNPVRLPEIPGFLIAELDGQIVGVHGLVPMRVKLGDRTVVASCSCDLAVDPSARSAGMKIKLKALSKELSALHISTSANEPANKITLALGGKEIAHGRKKLLKPLKLSGLLTRSLRAKAGSVGAAIGTILGVRADWPMALGRLLTRYPQSPGAEVHSITRFDKRFDQFWSVVSKQHHIMVVRDSAYLNWRYAEYPFGGISSFGLYRGESLLGFAVMHRSIDEDKLPFVALLELYVLPDEPEAYEQLLGFVVKQSVNGGAHYIATRCSTPKEEAILNRRGFRVRMMPFSPATYKNNTELPAAFFADDRNWYLTLGDGDGCYYYD
- a CDS encoding PLP-dependent aspartate aminotransferase family protein; amino-acid sequence: MSQSRFKNFKFETKAIHSGQVPQDQTGSVTTAIYPSSTYRVQFPGDESGYVYSRWSNPTRLALENALATLENGTHGFAFASGLAALKAVLDLLKAGDHVVAVSDLYGGTRRLFERLMRANYNFDFTYVDGRDPSDFEKAIKPNTRLFWLETPTNPLLHLIDIAAVAKIGKQHGILTAVDNTFATPYIQRPLDCGADIVHHSASKYLGGHCDVIAGALVVKDDALAEKLRFNQYAVGGVLGPFDAWLVLRGLKTLHVRMERHSLNAMKVVEFLETMKQVDQIYFPGRDGKPIPNGMNMPGGMVSFSLKADFDTVKKFAMSTEVFVLAESLGGVESLINHPASMTHSSIPREVREQHGITDGLIRLSVGIEHSDDLLIDLRHAFEAIR
- a CDS encoding acyl carrier protein, encoding MSPNNQKLLRLLEDILLIDDTQYRDEFGPDEIETWDSLAMVSIAAAVEKEFGYAMTPEEMVSMGTIGDIKSVLRGQGVGFE
- a CDS encoding glycosyltransferase family 2 protein, which encodes MPVLFWGSAFVIFWAYIGYPLALWLISLFHVKKVAKQDWYPPVTVIITAYNEEKRIANKIDNTLALEYPKDKLDIIVVSDASTDQTEEIVRSYFDRGIKLLRIAERHGKHYGQGHGIQMATTDIVVLTDATTFLKADAIAKIVRSYADPTIGCVSGEDRIEETADGSAGEGAYVRYEMKLRALENQVGSLVGASGCFFSVRKYLCYHWIGDMSSDFYMPIVTRMHGLRAVVEHQAIGYYRVLANPDKEFMRKVRTVVHGLEVLFEFKEILNVFKYGTYTLQMFSHKLCRWLVPFAIIVLLIANLFLWRHGLFYQALLAGQALLYVMALLAYLLRPLQQISLFKIPLFFVMVNLSILVAWWKYLTGQKYVVWDATKR